Proteins co-encoded in one Setaria viridis chromosome 9, Setaria_viridis_v4.0, whole genome shotgun sequence genomic window:
- the LOC117840284 gene encoding serine/threonine-protein kinase RIPK, which translates to MAKSSSSKKKQQQQLSAWRFLFGGCLGGAGGAGGSGGNKVRPGPRTTTTATARHALSPAPSSSPAAAGLQQRLSVTDVMSTCSDQDLSVSLVGSNLHVFTVGDLKAATQGFVDSNFLGEGGFGPVYKGAVAEGAKPGLRAQQIAVKLWDPEGTQGHKEWLSEVIFLGQLRHPNLVKLVGYCSEEEHRLLVYEYMPKGSLENHLFKKFPPVLSWSTRLNIAVGAAKGLAFLHDAEKPVIYRDFKTSNILLNPDYEAKLSDFGLAKDGPEGDDTHVSTRVMGTHGYAAPEYILTGHLTAKSDVYSFGVVLLEILSGRRAVDKTRPSREQHLVEYMRSWLKDPQKLGRVMDPDLEGKYSTVAAHKAALVAYQCLSGSPKNRPDMSKVVEDLEPLLTVTDDAPGELPAAAPEDVKKERAKRRDGDRREKGRQDKAARSPKRAVPRRRAPGRSQEFWEWKA; encoded by the exons ATGGCGAAGTCGTCGTCGTctaagaagaagcagcagcagcagctgtcgGCGTGGCGGTTCCTGTTCGGCGGGTGCCttggcggtgccggcggcgcgggcgggagcggcgggaaCAAGGTCCGTCCCGGCCCGCGGACAACAaccacggcgacggcgagacACGCGCTTtccccggcgccgtcgtcgtccccggcggcggcggggctgcagCAGCGGCTGTCGGTGACGGACGTGATGAGCACGTGCTCGGACCAGGACCTGTCGGTGTCGCTGGTGGGTTCGAACCTGCACGTGTTCACGGTGGGGGATCTGAAGGCGGCGACGCAGGGTTTCGTGGACAGCAACTTCCTGGGAGAGGGCGGGTTCGGCCCCGTGTACAAGGGCGCCGTGGCGGAGGGCGCCAAGCCGGGGCTCCGCGCGCAGCAGATCGCCGTCAAGCTCTGGGACCCCGAGGGCACGCAGGGCCACAAGGAGTGGCTCTCCGAGGTCATCTTCCTCGGCCAGCTGCGGCACCCCAACCTGGTGAAGCTCGTCGGGTACTGCAGCGAGGAGGAGCACCGGCTGCTCGTCTACGAGTACATGCCCAAGGGCAGCCTCGAGAACCACCTCTTCAAGA AGTTCCCGCCCGTTTTGTCGTGGTCAACGCGGCTCAACATCGCGGTCGGCGCCGCCAAGGGCCTCGCCTTCCTTCACGACGCCGAGAAGCCCGTCATCTACCGAGACTTCAAGACGTCCAACATCCTGCTCAACCCG GACTACGAGGCAAAGCTGTCAGACTTTGGTCTCGCCAAGGACGGCCCGGAGGGAGACGACACCCACGTCTCCACCCGCGTCATGGGCACCCACGGCTACGCCGCGCCCGAGTACATCCTCACGGGCCACCTCACCGCgaagagcgacgtgtacagcttcggcgtggtgCTCCTCGAGATCCTctcggggcggcgggcggtggacaAGACCCGGCCCAGCCGGGAGCAGCACCTGGTGGAGTACATGCGGTCGTGGCTCAAGGACCCGCAGAAGCTGGGCCGGGTGATGGACCCGGACCTGGAGGGCAAGTACTCCACCGTCGCGGCCCACAAGGCGGCTCTCGTGGCGTACCAGTGCCTGAGCGGCAGCCCCAAAAACAGACCCGACATGTCCAAGGTCGTCGAGGACCTAGAGCCGCTTCTCACTGTCACCGACGACGCACCTGGCGAGCTGCCGGCGGCAGCACCGGAGGACGTGAAGAAGGAGAGGGCGAAGAGGAGAGACGGCGACCGGAGAGAGAAGGGACGGCAGGATAAAGCCGCCAGGTCCCCGAAGAGGGCTGTCCCCAGGAGGCGGGCGCCGGGGCGGAGCCAGGAGTTCTGGGAATGGAAAGCGTAG
- the LOC117836447 gene encoding uncharacterized protein isoform X2, whose amino-acid sequence MAAAPAAPRPKSPPASPDPCGRHRLQLAVDALHREIGFLEGEISSIDGVHAASRCCKEVDEFVGRNPDPFITIQPEKRSNEQSQQFLKKFRAKSCLSYLSWICCCGGGCPPFQLKTTMRPPAASCSCGGARLRKLCSSPCCCCCCCRCRVVYAGCCAPCPRCSCGCACPRCSSCACCPTCSDACCAPRCCLCL is encoded by the exons ATGGCTGCTGCGCCGGCGGCACCCAGGCCCaagtcgccgccggcctcgcccgacccgtgcggccgccaccgcctgcagCTCGCCGTCGACGCGCTCCACCGGGAGATCGGCTTCCTCGAG GGTGAAATAAGTTCCATTGACGGGGTCCACGCTGCCTCCAGATGCTGCAAAGA GGTTGATGAGTTTGTGGGAAGAAATCCCGATCCATTCATAACGAT TCAGCCAGAGAAACGAAGCAATGAGCAGTCTCAGCAGTTTCTGAAGAAGTTCCG AGCCAAGAGCTGCCTGAGCTACCTGTCGTGGatctgctgctgcggcggcgggtgccCGCCGTTCCAGCTGAAGACGACGatgaggccgccggcggcgagctgctcctgcggcggcgcgcggctgcGGAAGCTCTGCTCGTccccgtgctgctgctgctgctgctgcaggtgcCGCGTGGTGTACGCCGGGTGCTGCGCGCCGTGCCCGCGCTGCTCGTGCGGCTGCGCCTGCCCGCGGTGCTCGTCGTGCGCCTGCTGCCCCACCTGCAGCGACGCGTGCTGCGCCCCGCGCTGCTGCCTGTGCCTATGA
- the LOC117836447 gene encoding uncharacterized protein isoform X1 — protein sequence MAAAPAAPRPKSPPASPDPCGRHRLQLAVDALHREIGFLEGEISSIDGVHAASRCCKEVDEFVGRNPDPFITISQPEKRSNEQSQQFLKKFRAKSCLSYLSWICCCGGGCPPFQLKTTMRPPAASCSCGGARLRKLCSSPCCCCCCCRCRVVYAGCCAPCPRCSCGCACPRCSSCACCPTCSDACCAPRCCLCL from the exons ATGGCTGCTGCGCCGGCGGCACCCAGGCCCaagtcgccgccggcctcgcccgacccgtgcggccgccaccgcctgcagCTCGCCGTCGACGCGCTCCACCGGGAGATCGGCTTCCTCGAG GGTGAAATAAGTTCCATTGACGGGGTCCACGCTGCCTCCAGATGCTGCAAAGA GGTTGATGAGTTTGTGGGAAGAAATCCCGATCCATTCATAACGAT CAGTCAGCCAGAGAAACGAAGCAATGAGCAGTCTCAGCAGTTTCTGAAGAAGTTCCG AGCCAAGAGCTGCCTGAGCTACCTGTCGTGGatctgctgctgcggcggcgggtgccCGCCGTTCCAGCTGAAGACGACGatgaggccgccggcggcgagctgctcctgcggcggcgcgcggctgcGGAAGCTCTGCTCGTccccgtgctgctgctgctgctgctgcaggtgcCGCGTGGTGTACGCCGGGTGCTGCGCGCCGTGCCCGCGCTGCTCGTGCGGCTGCGCCTGCCCGCGGTGCTCGTCGTGCGCCTGCTGCCCCACCTGCAGCGACGCGTGCTGCGCCCCGCGCTGCTGCCTGTGCCTATGA
- the LOC117836631 gene encoding uncharacterized protein, which yields MEEAFARAVDDGLKLTKRLIMPGGGGLPPPRPPHGMDRDDDPGAAQAAWLRRLLPASPMAYAVVVDPGAVDSPDVPSYQPHVYGRLDPPALIPLQMREVELRVDCAAAGCATAEVALRARWWVHCVTRSRACHCRIVVPMGHQGSILGAEVTVGKRSYNTHVIDTEDNSAVKISLPENGGLLKQEWFSLTIPEVGGGEDIFATIRWSQKLLYSNGQFSVEVPFCFPQFVNPLPKVFMKKEKIQLTINCGVSKEVILQGTSHPLKEKGRHGDKLSFLHEAAVENWSTKDFTFTYTVYSGDLSGGVLVQPSTLRDYDDRDMFCLFLLPGNNENRKVFRKAVVYLVDTSGSMQGKPLESVKNAMSTALSDLIQGDFFNIIAFNDELHSFSSCLEQVNDKTIESAIEWMNLNFVAQGGTDIMHPLSEAMTLLSNSHDALPQIYLVTDGSVDDERNICHTVKTQLMNRGSKSPRISTFGLGSYCNHYFLRMLASIGKGHYAAAFDTGSIEGRLVQWFQKASSTVVSNISIDAIKHIQDFEVDSEYIPDISAKYPLCVSGRYHGKLPETLIAKGHLADMSEISIELKVQHVKDIPLDKVLAKQQMDLLTAKAWLLENKELERKVVKLSIQNSLPSEYTRMVLLQTNLDKIDPAQQAKNKPTKQSSPDERSAMPLRGLTLGFGDVVATRENLTAGFGDIEVHERFEIFDKAVGCCSRMADCFCCMCFIKACSKMNDQCAIVMAQACAAIACLGCFECCSELCCGGAN from the exons ATGGAGGAGGCCTTCGCGCGGGCGGTCGACGACGGCCTCAAGCTCACCAAGCGCCTCATCAtgccgggcgggggcgggctgcccccgccgcgcccgccgcacGGGATGGACCGGGACGACGACCCCGGGGCCGCGCAAGCCGCGTggctgcgccgcctcctccccgcgtCCCCCATGGCttacgccgtcgtcgtcgacccgGGCGCCGTCGACAGCCCCGACGTGCCCAGCTACCAGCCCCACGTCTAcggccgcctcgacccgcccgCGCTCATCCCGCTGCAGATGCGGGAGGTCGAACTCCGCGTCgactgcgccgccgcggggtGCGCCACCGCCGAGGTCGCCCTCCGCGCGCGGTGGTGGGTGCACTGCGTCACGCGGAGCCGGGCGTGCCACTGCCGCATCGTCGTGCCCATGGGACACCAG GGTTCAATTCTAGGCGCTGAGGTTACTGTTGGGAAAAGATCGTACAATACTCATGTCATTGATACGGAGGATAACAGTGCTGTGAAGATTTCCTTGCCCGAGAATGGGGGTCTTTTGAAACAGGAATGGTTTTCCTTGACAATACCAGAG GTTGGGGGTGGAGAAGATATTTTTGCCACAATCAGGTGGTCACAGAAATTGCTATATAGCAATGGGCAGTTTTCTGTTGAAGTTCCTTTTTGTTTTCCGCAGTTTGTGAATCCTTTGCCAAAGGTTTtcatgaaaaaggagaaaatacAGCTGACTATTAATTGTGGTGTGAGTAAAGAGGTTATATTGCAGGGGACAAGCCACCCCTTGAAG GAAAAAGGCCGGCACGGTGACAAATTGTCTTTCCTGCATGAAGCTGCTGTTGAGAATTGGTCAACCAAAGATTTTACCTTCACATATACT GTTTACTCTGGCGATTTGTCTGGTGGAGTTCTTGTGCAGCCCTCAACATTGCGTGACTATGATGACAGAGACATGTTCTGCCTTTTCCTTTTACCTGGAAACAATGAGAACAGAAAG GTCTTCAGAAAGGCTGTTGTTTATCTCGTTGATACAAGTGGAAGCATGCAAGGAAAGCCACTTGAGAGTGTCAAGAATGCCATGTCCACTGCTCTCTCTGATCTTATTCAAGGAGACTTTTTCAACATAATAGCATTTAATGATGAGCTTCACTCATTCTCATCATGTTTGGAGCAAGTAAATGATAAAACAATAGAAAGTGCTATAGAATGGATGAACTTAAACTTTGTTGCTCAGGGTGGCACTGACATTATGCATCCTTTGAGTGAG GCAATGACCTTGCTGTCGAATTCTCATGATGCTCTTCCACAAATATATCTTGTTACTGATGGGTCAGTCGATGATGAACGGAATATCTGCCATACTGTGAAAACTCAGCTCATGAATAGAGGATCTAAGTCTCCTCGCATTTCTACTTTTGGACTAG GTTCATATTGCAACCACTATTTCTTGAGGATGTTGGCATCAATCGGTAAGGGTCACTATGCCGCTGCATTTGATACAG GATCAATTGAGGGTCGATTGGTTCAATGGTTCCAGAAAGCCTCAAGCACAGTAGTATCAAATATTTCCATTGATGCCATAAAGCATATTCAAGATTTTGAG GTGGATTCTGAATATATTCCAGACATTTCTGCAAAATATCCACTGTGTGTTTCTGGAAGGTACCATGGCAAGCTTCCGGAGACCCTTATCGCCAAGGGTCACTTGGCTGATATGAGTGAAATATCAATTGAATTGAAAGTCCAACATGTAAAGGATATACCTCTTGACAAA GTGTTGGCAAAACAACAGATGGATCTACTCACAGCAAAAGCATGGCTTTTGGAGAACAAGGAGCTCGAGAGAAAG GTTGTGAAATTAAGCATACAAAATAGTCTTCCTTCTGAGTACACACGAATGGTCCTACTTCAAACCAACTTGGACAAAATAGATCCAGCACAACAG GCCAAGAACAAACCAACAAAACAAAGCAGCCCAGATGAGCGGTCAGCGATGCCGCTTCGTGGCCTGACACTCGGATTCGGTGATGTTGTGGCAACAAGGGAGAACCTGACGGCAGGATTCGGAGACATCGAAGTACACGAGAGGTTTGAGATATTCGATAAGGCCGTCGGCTGCTGCAGCCGCATGGCCGACTGCTTCTGCTGCATGTGCTTCATCAAGGCGTGCAGCAAGATGAACGATCAGTGCGCCATTGTCATGGCGCAGGCCTGTGCTGCCATCGCGTGCCTTGGATGCTTCGAGTGCTGCTCGGAGCTGTGCTGCGGTGGGGCAAACTGA
- the LOC117836632 gene encoding protein LAZ1 homolog 2 isoform X1: protein MRNGQLSSRRIRPFYRRGHRPARGALHASIRSQASLLLPAAVLVQPAVHWRWRSPLAVAVRDPDWFLFFSWYTCSSRIRFPRGGVLYASDFSRIFFSRRSGAPLLSISKKKVLPCSASKRSVCCRGCWMWNEAMAPDGGSSTFRGLYGNIHTPAVVTGAAFAVVALLISLWLILQHLRSYNNPAEQKWIIAVLFMVPVYASESIISLWNSKFSLACDILRNCYEAFALYAFGRYLVACLGGERQVFRLLENRKREELSERLLESQDKTQAHNQSRVWNFFCDPNALGESLYTIIKFGLVQYMILKTLCAFLALILELFGAYGDGEFKWNYGYPYIAVVINFSQTWALYCLVKFYNATHEKLQAIRPLAKFISFKAIVFATWWQGFGIAIICQTGLLPKEGKVQNAIQDFLICIEMAIAAIAHAYVFTVEPYQHIPVLDHGKVACEESKMEVKVDVNDGRSSTPTIIKQEDTHVEAPGTSIKESMQDVVLVGGHHVVKDVALTISQAIGPVEKGVEKGVGKIQEKFHHISLKPGDKKGPEVDVEEHVTENVVDGKPVRVDAEVEVEQKVQDDSEDGKTAVIETEMEIQRTGKDNEV from the exons ATGCGGAATGGTCAGCTCAGCTCGCGACGTATCCGACCGTTTTACCGGCGTGGCCACCGCCCGGCGCGCGGAGCGCTCCACGCGTCCATCCGGAGCCAGGCGTCCTTGcttctccccgccgccgtcctcgtccaGCCAGCCGTGCACTGGAGGTGGAGATctccgctcgccgtcgccgtccgggACCCCGATTGGTTCCTCTTTTTCAGTTGGTATACTTG CTCGTCGCGGATTCGTTTCCCGCGCGGCGGAGTACTGTATGCATCTGATTTTTCCAGGATTTTTTTTTCGCGAAGATCAGGTGCTCCCCTGCtctccatttcaaaaaaaaaggtgctCCCTTGCTCTGCATCCAAGAGAAGCGTTTGTTGCAGAGGCTGCTGGATGTGGAATGAAGCGATGGCACCTGATGGAGGATCCTCTACCTTCCGGGGGTTGTACGGCAACATCCACACCCCGGCAGTGGTCACTGGCGCCGCGTTTGCGGTTGTCGCTCTCCTCATCTCGCTCTGGCTCATCCTGCAGCACCTCAGATCGTACAACAATCCAGCC GAGCAGAAGTGGATCATAGCTGTGCTGTTTATGGTGCCTGTATATGCCTCTGAATCT ATAATTTCACTATGGAATTCGAAGTTCTCTCTGGCTTGTGATATATTGCGGAATTGTTACGAAGCCTTTGCTCTGTATGCCTTTGGACGATACTTGGTCGCTTGCCTTG GTGGGGAACGGCAAGTGTTCCGGTTACTTGAGAACAGAAAAAGGGAAGAGCTAAGTGAACGGTTGCTCGAGAGTCAAGACAAGACACAAGCTCATAACCAAAGTAGAGTGTGGAATTTCTTTTGTGACCCTAATGCTCTGGGAGAAAGCTTGTACACAATTATTAAATTCGGTCTTGTGCAATAT ATGATTCTGAAGACACTGTGTGCTTTCTTGGCATTGATCTTGGAGCTTTTTGGAGCCTATGGAGATGGTGAATTCAAGTGGAACTATGG ATATCCTTACATTGCTGTTGTCATAAATTTCAGCCAGACATGGGCGTTGTACTGTCTTGTCAAATTTTACAATGCAACGCATGAAAAGTTACAGGCAATAAGGCCACTAGCTAAGTTCATAAGCTTTAAGGCCATTGTATTTGCCACTTGGTGGCAAGGATTCGGCATTGCAATCATATGCCAAACTGGGCTCCTTCCCAAAGAGGGCAAAGTGCAGAATGCAATACAGGACTTCCTCATTTGCATTGAG ATGGCTATCGCAGCTATAGCGCATGCCTATGTCTTCACCGTGGAGCCGTACCAGCACATCCCTGTACTTGATCATGGGAAAGTCGCATGTGAGGAAAGTAAAATGGAGGTGAAGGTAGATGTCAACGATGGCAGGAGCAGTACACCAACTATCATTAAACAGGAGGATACCCATGTCGAAGCTCCGGGTACAAGCATCAAAGAGAGCATGCAGGATGTCGTTCTTGTTGGTGGCCACCAT GTTGTCAAGGATGTTGCCCTTACTATCTCCCAGGCAATTGGACCTGTGGAGAAAGGTGTCGAGAAAGGTGTTGGGAAGATCCAGGAGAAGTTCCACCACATCTCCCTGAAGCCAGGGGACAAAAAAGGACCTGAAGTTGATGTTGAGGAGCACGTCACTGAGAACGTAGTGGACGGCAAACCTGTCAGGGTTGACGCAGAGGTTGAAGTCGAACAAAAGGTGCAAGATGACAGTGAGGATGGCAAAACTGCTGTGATTGAAACCGAGATGGAAATCCAAAGAACGGGCAAGGATAATGAAGTGTAG
- the LOC117836632 gene encoding protein LAZ1 homolog 2 isoform X2 — MVSSARDVSDRFTGVATARRAERSTRPSGARRPCFSPPPSSSSQPCTGGGDLRSPSPSGTPIGSSFSVGILGAPLLSISKKKVLPCSASKRSVCCRGCWMWNEAMAPDGGSSTFRGLYGNIHTPAVVTGAAFAVVALLISLWLILQHLRSYNNPAEQKWIIAVLFMVPVYASESIISLWNSKFSLACDILRNCYEAFALYAFGRYLVACLGGERQVFRLLENRKREELSERLLESQDKTQAHNQSRVWNFFCDPNALGESLYTIIKFGLVQYMILKTLCAFLALILELFGAYGDGEFKWNYGYPYIAVVINFSQTWALYCLVKFYNATHEKLQAIRPLAKFISFKAIVFATWWQGFGIAIICQTGLLPKEGKVQNAIQDFLICIEMAIAAIAHAYVFTVEPYQHIPVLDHGKVACEESKMEVKVDVNDGRSSTPTIIKQEDTHVEAPGTSIKESMQDVVLVGGHHVVKDVALTISQAIGPVEKGVEKGVGKIQEKFHHISLKPGDKKGPEVDVEEHVTENVVDGKPVRVDAEVEVEQKVQDDSEDGKTAVIETEMEIQRTGKDNEV; from the exons ATGGTCAGCTCAGCTCGCGACGTATCCGACCGTTTTACCGGCGTGGCCACCGCCCGGCGCGCGGAGCGCTCCACGCGTCCATCCGGAGCCAGGCGTCCTTGcttctccccgccgccgtcctcgtccaGCCAGCCGTGCACTGGAGGTGGAGATctccgctcgccgtcgccgtccgggACCCCGATTGGTTCCTCTTTTTCAGTTGGTATACTTG GTGCTCCCCTGCtctccatttcaaaaaaaaaggtgctCCCTTGCTCTGCATCCAAGAGAAGCGTTTGTTGCAGAGGCTGCTGGATGTGGAATGAAGCGATGGCACCTGATGGAGGATCCTCTACCTTCCGGGGGTTGTACGGCAACATCCACACCCCGGCAGTGGTCACTGGCGCCGCGTTTGCGGTTGTCGCTCTCCTCATCTCGCTCTGGCTCATCCTGCAGCACCTCAGATCGTACAACAATCCAGCC GAGCAGAAGTGGATCATAGCTGTGCTGTTTATGGTGCCTGTATATGCCTCTGAATCT ATAATTTCACTATGGAATTCGAAGTTCTCTCTGGCTTGTGATATATTGCGGAATTGTTACGAAGCCTTTGCTCTGTATGCCTTTGGACGATACTTGGTCGCTTGCCTTG GTGGGGAACGGCAAGTGTTCCGGTTACTTGAGAACAGAAAAAGGGAAGAGCTAAGTGAACGGTTGCTCGAGAGTCAAGACAAGACACAAGCTCATAACCAAAGTAGAGTGTGGAATTTCTTTTGTGACCCTAATGCTCTGGGAGAAAGCTTGTACACAATTATTAAATTCGGTCTTGTGCAATAT ATGATTCTGAAGACACTGTGTGCTTTCTTGGCATTGATCTTGGAGCTTTTTGGAGCCTATGGAGATGGTGAATTCAAGTGGAACTATGG ATATCCTTACATTGCTGTTGTCATAAATTTCAGCCAGACATGGGCGTTGTACTGTCTTGTCAAATTTTACAATGCAACGCATGAAAAGTTACAGGCAATAAGGCCACTAGCTAAGTTCATAAGCTTTAAGGCCATTGTATTTGCCACTTGGTGGCAAGGATTCGGCATTGCAATCATATGCCAAACTGGGCTCCTTCCCAAAGAGGGCAAAGTGCAGAATGCAATACAGGACTTCCTCATTTGCATTGAG ATGGCTATCGCAGCTATAGCGCATGCCTATGTCTTCACCGTGGAGCCGTACCAGCACATCCCTGTACTTGATCATGGGAAAGTCGCATGTGAGGAAAGTAAAATGGAGGTGAAGGTAGATGTCAACGATGGCAGGAGCAGTACACCAACTATCATTAAACAGGAGGATACCCATGTCGAAGCTCCGGGTACAAGCATCAAAGAGAGCATGCAGGATGTCGTTCTTGTTGGTGGCCACCAT GTTGTCAAGGATGTTGCCCTTACTATCTCCCAGGCAATTGGACCTGTGGAGAAAGGTGTCGAGAAAGGTGTTGGGAAGATCCAGGAGAAGTTCCACCACATCTCCCTGAAGCCAGGGGACAAAAAAGGACCTGAAGTTGATGTTGAGGAGCACGTCACTGAGAACGTAGTGGACGGCAAACCTGTCAGGGTTGACGCAGAGGTTGAAGTCGAACAAAAGGTGCAAGATGACAGTGAGGATGGCAAAACTGCTGTGATTGAAACCGAGATGGAAATCCAAAGAACGGGCAAGGATAATGAAGTGTAG
- the LOC117836632 gene encoding protein LAZ1 homolog 2 isoform X3, translating to MWNEAMAPDGGSSTFRGLYGNIHTPAVVTGAAFAVVALLISLWLILQHLRSYNNPAEQKWIIAVLFMVPVYASESIISLWNSKFSLACDILRNCYEAFALYAFGRYLVACLGGERQVFRLLENRKREELSERLLESQDKTQAHNQSRVWNFFCDPNALGESLYTIIKFGLVQYMILKTLCAFLALILELFGAYGDGEFKWNYGYPYIAVVINFSQTWALYCLVKFYNATHEKLQAIRPLAKFISFKAIVFATWWQGFGIAIICQTGLLPKEGKVQNAIQDFLICIEMAIAAIAHAYVFTVEPYQHIPVLDHGKVACEESKMEVKVDVNDGRSSTPTIIKQEDTHVEAPGTSIKESMQDVVLVGGHHVVKDVALTISQAIGPVEKGVEKGVGKIQEKFHHISLKPGDKKGPEVDVEEHVTENVVDGKPVRVDAEVEVEQKVQDDSEDGKTAVIETEMEIQRTGKDNEV from the exons ATGTGGAATGAAGCGATGGCACCTGATGGAGGATCCTCTACCTTCCGGGGGTTGTACGGCAACATCCACACCCCGGCAGTGGTCACTGGCGCCGCGTTTGCGGTTGTCGCTCTCCTCATCTCGCTCTGGCTCATCCTGCAGCACCTCAGATCGTACAACAATCCAGCC GAGCAGAAGTGGATCATAGCTGTGCTGTTTATGGTGCCTGTATATGCCTCTGAATCT ATAATTTCACTATGGAATTCGAAGTTCTCTCTGGCTTGTGATATATTGCGGAATTGTTACGAAGCCTTTGCTCTGTATGCCTTTGGACGATACTTGGTCGCTTGCCTTG GTGGGGAACGGCAAGTGTTCCGGTTACTTGAGAACAGAAAAAGGGAAGAGCTAAGTGAACGGTTGCTCGAGAGTCAAGACAAGACACAAGCTCATAACCAAAGTAGAGTGTGGAATTTCTTTTGTGACCCTAATGCTCTGGGAGAAAGCTTGTACACAATTATTAAATTCGGTCTTGTGCAATAT ATGATTCTGAAGACACTGTGTGCTTTCTTGGCATTGATCTTGGAGCTTTTTGGAGCCTATGGAGATGGTGAATTCAAGTGGAACTATGG ATATCCTTACATTGCTGTTGTCATAAATTTCAGCCAGACATGGGCGTTGTACTGTCTTGTCAAATTTTACAATGCAACGCATGAAAAGTTACAGGCAATAAGGCCACTAGCTAAGTTCATAAGCTTTAAGGCCATTGTATTTGCCACTTGGTGGCAAGGATTCGGCATTGCAATCATATGCCAAACTGGGCTCCTTCCCAAAGAGGGCAAAGTGCAGAATGCAATACAGGACTTCCTCATTTGCATTGAG ATGGCTATCGCAGCTATAGCGCATGCCTATGTCTTCACCGTGGAGCCGTACCAGCACATCCCTGTACTTGATCATGGGAAAGTCGCATGTGAGGAAAGTAAAATGGAGGTGAAGGTAGATGTCAACGATGGCAGGAGCAGTACACCAACTATCATTAAACAGGAGGATACCCATGTCGAAGCTCCGGGTACAAGCATCAAAGAGAGCATGCAGGATGTCGTTCTTGTTGGTGGCCACCAT GTTGTCAAGGATGTTGCCCTTACTATCTCCCAGGCAATTGGACCTGTGGAGAAAGGTGTCGAGAAAGGTGTTGGGAAGATCCAGGAGAAGTTCCACCACATCTCCCTGAAGCCAGGGGACAAAAAAGGACCTGAAGTTGATGTTGAGGAGCACGTCACTGAGAACGTAGTGGACGGCAAACCTGTCAGGGTTGACGCAGAGGTTGAAGTCGAACAAAAGGTGCAAGATGACAGTGAGGATGGCAAAACTGCTGTGATTGAAACCGAGATGGAAATCCAAAGAACGGGCAAGGATAATGAAGTGTAG
- the LOC117840492 gene encoding protein NEGATIVE GRAVITROPIC RESPONSE OF ROOTS — MCVHFLHTGAGVYETQGVTYESSEKHLNAEQWPQGGLLSIGTLGNDEPPPAQQEEDLPEFTVEEVKKLQDALARILRRARSKSSARGSGAGEDRPPLDRFLNCPSCLEVDRRVVQTTKHGDGDGHSGDLSPDTKIILTRARDLLDNSSGSGSIKQKSFKFLLKKMLVCNGGFSAPARSLKDPVESRMEKFFRTILGKKMNAGSGNGTASSRKKYLLEDGTKEKRRGGRRRCGCEDEEREESCRWDRTDSEFIVLEI, encoded by the exons ATGTGCGTGCATTTCCTGCACACAGGTGCCGGAGTCTACGAAACCCAAGGAGTCACTTATGAATCGTCAGAGAAGCATCTCAACGCCGAGCAATGGCCTCAGGGCGGCCTCCTCTCCATAGGCACGCTCGGCAACGACGAGCCGCCTCCAGCACAACAGGAGGAGgacctgccggagttcaccgtgGAGGAGGTGAAGAAGCTCCAGGACGCCCTCGCGAGGATCCTGCGGCGCGCCAGGTCCAAGTCCAGCGCccgcggctccggcgccggcgaggacaGGCCGCCGCTGGACAGGTTCCTCAACTGCCCGTCCTGCCTGGAGGTGGACAGGAGGGTTGTTCAGACGACGaagcacggcgacggcgacggccactCCGGCGACCTCTCGCCGGACACCAAGATCATACTGACCAGGGCCAGGGACCTGCTGGAcaacagcagcggcagcggcagcatcaAGCAGAAGTCATTCAAGTTCCTGCTCAAGAAGATGCTTGTCTGCAATGGCGGCTTCTCTGCGCCGGCTCGGAGCTTGAAGGACCCTGTGGAATCGAGAATGGAGAAG TTCTTCCGGACGATACTTGGCAAGAAGATGAATGCCGGGTCGGGCAATGGCACTGCATCTTCGAGGAAGAAGTACTTGTTGGAGGATGGAACCAAGGAGAAGAGGCGAggtggtcgtcgtcgttgtGGCTGcgaagacgaggagagggaagagagCTGCAGGTGGG